GGACAGCGCGGAGAACGATCGAAGGCCGGGCCCGACCCACTGGTCCTCGGTCCCGAGCAGGCGACACAGATCGATCGCGGCGCCGACGGAGATCCGGATCCCGGGCACCGTCGCCGATCTGGCCCTCCCGTCCACCACGGCGCGGACGCCGATCCGGTGGGAGAGCTTGTACCCGGCGAGGAATTCCACCACCTGGTCCGGCGCTCCGGCTCGGGCCACGGCCGTCACGGAGGCGGCCGGCGCGACGGACTGCGGCCGGCGCAGCCCCGTATCGCACCACAACCCCATGACCCCGGACTGCCACACGGCGTGGAGGCGCGGATCGGCGGAGGGGGTCACGACGACATGAAAGCATGCCCGTCGGACACGGCAGGGAGTGCGGGGCCGAGCCCGGGCCCCGACGGTCTCTCCCCACCCTGATTCCCCACACCCCGTGGCGCCTCCACAGTCCCGGATCGCCGGCCCCTGTCCACCGGGCCACCGGGCGGACACGGACCCCATAATCGCCCCGTGAACAACCACTCACCACCCGGACTCCGCCCCGAGGAGTCCGGGCGGGTCATCCCTCCGGTGGGGCCTAGGGCGCTCGGCCTCGCGCTGGCGGTGGTGGCGGCGATCTGCGCGGTGCTGTGGTGGGCCGAGCCGCGGACCTCGGCTCCGGGCAGCCCGGGACGGGATCGCATCGAACCCCTGCTCGCGCAGGTCGACGTGGTGCCCGAGCGGGTCCCGGTCCCCGGCTACGAGCGCGACTGTTCCGGGGATTCGGCATGCGTGTTCGGTCCTGCCTGGACTGACACGACCGGAGCGCCGGGCTCAGGTAACGGCTGCTCGACGCGTCACGACGTGTTGGCCCGCGACCTGCTCGGTGCCACGGCGGATCCGGCCTCCCGGTGCACCGTCATCGGGGGGCTCCTCGTTGACCCCTACACCGGACGGGTGGTGGACGTGGGCGGCACCGGGCTCA
This Dietzia psychralcaliphila DNA region includes the following protein-coding sequences:
- a CDS encoding HNH endonuclease family protein, with product MNNHSPPGLRPEESGRVIPPVGPRALGLALAVVAAICAVLWWAEPRTSAPGSPGRDRIEPLLAQVDVVPERVPVPGYERDCSGDSACVFGPAWTDTTGAPGSGNGCSTRHDVLARDLLGATADPASRCTVIGGLLVDPYTGRVVDVGGTGLRGIHVDHVFPLSAAWDLGAWNWSAERRAAFANDVDRNLLAVTGSVNSRKSDWTPENWFPPDPGRHCFYAARYLTAAVAYGLPVTAGDHDVLELAVRRCPPGG